One window of the Thermoplasmatales archaeon genome contains the following:
- a CDS encoding winged helix-turn-helix domain-containing protein: MDIEIGTIEERIIKTLQENYPITVAELSKKLNMPEEKILFELNKLQSRGIVVLEPLPDKIFVRLIRFDIRFIGRRRQYKFIKKKKMKFKEEKEDSKDDIMYS, translated from the coding sequence ATGGATATAGAAATAGGGACTATTGAGGAAAGAATAATTAAAACACTGCAGGAAAATTACCCTATTACTGTTGCGGAGTTAAGCAAAAAATTAAATATGCCAGAAGAAAAAATATTGTTTGAATTGAATAAACTTCAATCAAGGGGAATTGTTGTTCTTGAACCACTTCCAGATAAAATATTTGTAAGACTTATAAGATTTGATATAAGATTTATAGGAAGGAGAAGGCAGTATAAGTTTATAAAAAAGAAGAAGATGAAATTTAAAGAGGAAAAAGAAGATAGTAAGGATGATATAATGTACTCATAG
- a CDS encoding nicotinamide-nucleotide adenylyltransferase: protein MRALIIGRFQPFHIGHAKISEKSKKYEIIFAIGSAYESFTFENPFTCSERYEMIILAMKEKKIKNYHIVPVPDINRYGLYAKHVKEIVPPFDLVISNNQLIKELFEREGYRVVEMPFFKRDVYQGRVIREKISKRERWENLVPKSVANFIKEINGEERIRKIAEMGCKNSNQFNPLF, encoded by the coding sequence ATGCGCGCTTTAATTATTGGAAGATTTCAGCCTTTCCATATAGGACACGCAAAAATTTCGGAAAAATCAAAAAAATATGAAATAATTTTTGCAATTGGCTCCGCTTATGAAAGCTTTACTTTTGAAAATCCATTTACATGCAGTGAAAGATATGAGATGATTATTCTAGCTATGAAAGAGAAAAAAATTAAAAATTATCACATTGTGCCAGTTCCTGATATAAACAGATACGGACTTTATGCAAAGCATGTTAAAGAAATTGTTCCACCTTTTGATTTAGTTATCTCCAACAATCAATTGATAAAAGAGCTTTTTGAAAGAGAAGGATATAGAGTAGTTGAAATGCCATTTTTTAAAAGAGATGTTTATCAAGGTAGGGTTATAAGGGAGAAAATTTCTAAAAGAGAGAGATGGGAAAATCTTGTTCCAAAGAGTGTAGCAAATTTCATAAAAGAAATAAATGGTGAGGAAAGAATAAGAAAGATTGCTGAGATGGGTTGCAAGAACTCAAATCAGTTTAATCCCCTTTTTTAA
- a CDS encoding peptidase C25, which translates to MEKLKNLFVGLVLLASSLAFGINAENKISEEIIFSEPMIFDNGYIKIKEANGYTNDAYYPCLPTFTKTFTFDIGTKIKRIEMIPNEIKKIPVKKEIPPSIGAIPLGKEYREAKGAYYFDFYPDKWGIYNIGVGLDKIFLTFELYPIRYHPHLNIVEFASEFELKIIYEKGVHKNVENYDLLIICPQKWKDDVETLKQHKESNGIKTIVVSTDDIYNNVYFAVQGRDDAEKVKYFIKNAKEEWGVKYVLLFGGMKGQRFWEWYVPVRYTNLDDNSSWETGYLSDLYFADLYRYDENNGTVVFDDWDSNGNGIFAEWNKKSKDVLDLYPDIYVGRLPARYDWEVKPLINKIINYEKNAYGKDWFKRMIAIGGDSFPDIEVGTDYIEGQVECDHALSFMEGFDKIRIYVEGGDFSFTPENAEKIISEGAGFVYFSGHGNPASWATHPHNDFETWIDFGLKNIRALSNGEKLPVLIVGGCHNSQFNSSLLRFLTQGIWAYYLGEMTPQCWSELMLKNIKGGSIATIGNTGLGYGTIGDGPVDEVPDSVPDGIPDCIQYLGGWLEPHFFKVYIDGKDVLGETWANTLADYLNHFPIDWSKDWIGERPYTIELVDCKTVQEWVLFGDPSLKIGGYS; encoded by the coding sequence ATGGAAAAGTTAAAAAATTTGTTTGTTGGTTTAGTTCTTTTGGCCAGCTCGTTAGCTTTTGGAATAAATGCGGAGAATAAAATTTCGGAAGAGATAATATTTTCAGAGCCAATGATATTTGATAATGGATACATTAAAATCAAGGAGGCAAATGGCTATACAAACGATGCTTACTATCCCTGTTTGCCAACTTTTACAAAAACTTTTACATTTGATATTGGAACAAAAATAAAAAGAATTGAAATGATTCCAAACGAAATTAAAAAAATACCAGTGAAAAAGGAAATACCTCCTTCAATTGGTGCAATACCCTTAGGAAAAGAATATAGGGAGGCAAAAGGCGCATATTATTTTGATTTTTATCCGGATAAATGGGGCATATATAATATTGGAGTGGGGCTTGATAAAATATTCTTGACTTTCGAACTATATCCAATAAGATACCACCCTCATTTAAATATTGTTGAATTTGCGAGTGAATTTGAATTGAAAATAATATATGAAAAAGGAGTGCATAAAAATGTAGAAAATTATGATCTCCTCATTATTTGTCCTCAAAAATGGAAAGATGATGTTGAGACTTTAAAGCAACATAAGGAAAGCAATGGAATAAAAACAATTGTTGTATCAACAGATGATATCTATAATAATGTTTATTTTGCTGTGCAGGGGAGAGACGATGCAGAAAAAGTGAAGTATTTCATTAAAAATGCAAAAGAGGAATGGGGGGTAAAGTATGTTTTGCTTTTTGGAGGAATGAAGGGACAGAGATTCTGGGAATGGTATGTGCCAGTCAGATATACAAATCTTGATGATAACTCGAGCTGGGAAACTGGTTATTTAAGCGACTTATATTTTGCGGACTTGTACAGATATGATGAAAATAATGGTACTGTTGTTTTTGATGACTGGGATAGCAATGGAAATGGAATATTTGCGGAATGGAATAAGAAAAGTAAGGATGTTCTTGATTTATATCCAGATATTTATGTCGGGAGGCTGCCCGCAAGATATGATTGGGAAGTAAAACCGCTTATTAATAAAATAATAAATTACGAAAAAAATGCATATGGAAAAGATTGGTTCAAAAGAATGATTGCTATTGGAGGAGATTCTTTCCCTGATATAGAAGTAGGAACAGATTATATAGAAGGACAGGTTGAATGTGACCATGCTCTCAGTTTTATGGAAGGATTTGATAAAATAAGGATATATGTTGAAGGAGGGGATTTTTCCTTTACTCCAGAGAACGCAGAAAAAATTATCTCGGAAGGAGCAGGCTTTGTTTATTTCAGCGGGCACGGAAATCCAGCGAGCTGGGCAACACATCCCCATAATGACTTTGAAACATGGATTGATTTTGGATTGAAAAATATAAGAGCACTTAGCAATGGAGAAAAATTACCTGTTTTAATTGTTGGAGGTTGCCATAACAGTCAGTTCAACAGCAGTTTGTTAAGATTTTTAACGCAAGGAATTTGGGCATATTATCTCGGAGAAATGACACCTCAGTGCTGGAGCGAGCTAATGCTAAAAAATATAAAAGGGGGAAGTATAGCAACAATTGGAAACACGGGTTTGGGATATGGAACAATAGGAGATGGTCCGGTTGATGAAGTTCCAGATAGTGTTCCGGATGGAATACCAGATTGTATCCAATATTTAGGTGGATGGCTTGAACCACATTTCTTCAAAGTATACATTGATGGAAAAGATGTGCTTGGTGAAACATGGGCTAACACACTTGCAGATTATCTCAATCATTTCCCAATTGACTGGAGTAAGGATTGGATAGGAGAAAGACCTTATACAATTGAATTAGTTGATTGCAAAACAGTTCAAGAATGGGTCTTATTCGGGGATCCGAGTCTCAAGATAGGGGGTTATTCGTAA
- a CDS encoding pantetheine-phosphate adenylyltransferase, with protein sequence MKVCIGGTFDIIHEGHISILSKAFEIGDEIYIGISTDKFVEEMGKKARSYEERKKNIEEIIKDKRWNKKFKILPLENIYGITLDEDFDAIIVSPETEGRAKEINEFRRKKGRKEIKIIVVPYVFANDGIPITTSRIKANEIRNGKRIKPLKVFIGSKNEVKIEAVKEVFNEFFKGIEIIYEFVGIDTKKQPWNEEIIEGAINRAKKACINGDYGVGIESGIKEEKGFYFIEQYTAIFDKTGYTTLGKSPSFQCPTHLIEALREGKELKELVPFKNKEEEKRGFIWYLSKNIDRKEITKCGVKMALLPRKSL encoded by the coding sequence ATGAAAGTTTGTATAGGAGGGACATTTGATATAATACATGAAGGGCATATTTCAATTCTTTCAAAAGCTTTTGAAATAGGTGATGAAATTTATATAGGGATATCAACAGATAAATTTGTTGAAGAAATGGGGAAAAAAGCTAGGAGCTATGAAGAAAGGAAAAAGAATATTGAGGAAATTATAAAAGATAAAAGATGGAATAAGAAATTTAAAATTTTACCTCTTGAAAATATCTATGGCATTACTCTTGATGAAGATTTCGATGCAATAATTGTATCTCCAGAAACTGAGGGAAGGGCTAAAGAAATAAATGAGTTTAGGAGAAAAAAAGGAAGGAAAGAGATTAAAATAATAGTTGTGCCATATGTATTCGCCAATGATGGGATACCAATAACCACAAGCAGGATAAAAGCAAATGAAATAAGGAATGGAAAGAGAATTAAGCCATTAAAGGTTTTTATTGGATCGAAAAATGAAGTTAAGATAGAAGCGGTGAAAGAAGTTTTTAATGAATTTTTTAAAGGAATTGAAATAATTTATGAATTTGTTGGAATTGATACAAAAAAACAGCCATGGAATGAAGAAATAATTGAGGGAGCAATAAATAGGGCAAAAAAAGCTTGCATAAATGGCGATTATGGAGTAGGTATAGAGTCTGGTATAAAAGAGGAAAAGGGATTTTACTTTATTGAGCAATATACCGCAATCTTTGATAAAACAGGGTATACAACTCTTGGAAAAAGCCCTTCTTTCCAATGTCCAACCCACCTAATAGAAGCTCTAAGAGAAGGAAAAGAGTTAAAAGAGTTGGTCCCTTTTAAAAATAAGGAGGAGGAAAAAAGAGGATTTATATGGTATCTTTCAAAAAATATTGACAGAAAGGAGATAACAAAGTGTGGTGTTAAAATGGCTTTGTTGCCAAGAAAAAGTTTATAA
- a CDS encoding M48 family metalloprotease, which yields MKRNVIGLYTRLAIAIALLFGIIFGLLTFIAYIAGYGQPIIISVMAISVIVLQYLVSPKIVEFSMKIKYVSREEMPKLHEIVERLSEKASIPKPKIGISEIDLPNAFAFGRSKRDGRVCVTRGLLDILNDEEMEAVIGHEISHIKHRDMAVITLLSVIPLISYYIFWSSLYGRNRNKASLISALAFIFYLVSNLLVLWVSRLREYYADYGSYTLTGKSHPLASALYRITISTSRIPPVKIKSVEGVKAFFATDPSAARSEINDLRKADLNLDGHLDEYEMRQFASVAEASPFERIMEIFSSHPNVVDRIRRLAKLS from the coding sequence ATGAAAAGAAATGTCATTGGGCTTTATACAAGACTCGCGATCGCAATAGCATTATTATTTGGAATAATATTTGGGTTGCTTACATTCATTGCCTATATAGCTGGCTATGGCCAACCAATTATAATTTCTGTTATGGCTATATCTGTTATTGTTTTGCAATATCTCGTAAGCCCCAAGATTGTGGAGTTCTCGATGAAGATTAAATATGTGAGCAGAGAAGAAATGCCAAAACTGCATGAAATAGTTGAAAGGTTATCTGAGAAAGCATCAATACCAAAACCAAAGATAGGAATTTCAGAAATAGATTTGCCAAATGCTTTTGCTTTTGGGAGAAGCAAGAGAGATGGAAGAGTATGCGTGACCAGAGGACTGCTTGATATTTTGAACGATGAAGAAATGGAGGCAGTGATTGGGCATGAAATATCTCATATAAAGCATAGGGATATGGCGGTAATAACTCTTTTATCAGTTATACCTCTTATAAGTTATTACATTTTCTGGAGTTCATTATACGGAAGAAATAGAAATAAAGCATCTTTAATTTCCGCCCTAGCCTTTATCTTTTATTTAGTATCCAATCTACTAGTTTTATGGGTGAGCAGATTAAGAGAATATTATGCGGATTATGGATCATACACCTTAACTGGAAAATCTCATCCTCTCGCATCTGCTCTCTATAGAATTACTATTAGTACATCCCGAATTCCCCCAGTAAAAATAAAAAGTGTTGAAGGTGTAAAGGCATTTTTTGCAACAGATCCTTCAGCTGCGAGAAGTGAAATAAATGATTTGAGAAAGGCGGATTTAAACTTAGATGGACATCTGGATGAATATGAAATGAGGCAATTTGCAAGTGTGGCGGAAGCGAGCCCATTTGAAAGAATTATGGAGATTTTTTCATCCCATCCGAATGTAGTTGATAGGATAAGAAGGCTGGCGAAATTATCATGA
- the hypD gene encoding hydrogenase formation protein HypD, with amino-acid sequence MIASLRNKNFANAIIKEIKKIGLNLKIMHVCGTHQDTILKYGLDNLLAESGVEIVQGPGCPVCVTTPIEIEKGIKLAEEGITIATFGDMLRVPASKTLEKARSEGADVRVVYSITDAIEIAKEKETVFIAVGFETTAPATAISLLREPKNFSILNFHRFIPPALDALLGMGEIKLDGIICPGHVSTIIGTKPYEKIAKKYKIPHVIAGFEPLDVLLGVYMIAKQVEEGRYEVENEYKRCVRREGNIIALKVIDEVFSKKDGGWRGFPVIKKSKMALRKEFEKYDAEKIYEDLISEVREAPQQKNCKCGEVLRGIVRPEECKLFGKICNPLHPVGPCMVSIEGACNISYRYKDGYRNRDY; translated from the coding sequence ATGATTGCTTCGCTTCGCAATAAAAATTTTGCAAATGCAATAATTAAAGAAATTAAGAAAATTGGATTAAATTTAAAAATAATGCATGTATGTGGAACTCATCAAGACACAATTTTAAAATATGGGCTGGATAATCTGCTTGCGGAAAGCGGTGTTGAGATAGTTCAAGGACCAGGCTGTCCAGTATGTGTTACAACACCCATAGAGATAGAAAAAGGAATAAAATTAGCGGAAGAAGGAATTACAATTGCAACATTTGGGGACATGCTGAGAGTGCCAGCGAGCAAAACACTTGAAAAAGCAAGAAGTGAGGGGGCGGATGTAAGAGTTGTTTATAGCATAACAGATGCAATTGAAATAGCAAAAGAAAAAGAAACTGTTTTCATTGCAGTGGGATTTGAAACAACCGCCCCCGCAACAGCCATCTCTTTGCTAAGAGAACCAAAAAACTTCTCTATTTTAAATTTTCATCGGTTTATCCCTCCCGCCCTGGATGCATTGCTTGGGATGGGGGAAATAAAATTAGATGGAATAATATGCCCGGGACATGTATCTACAATAATAGGAACAAAGCCATATGAAAAAATTGCTAAAAAATATAAGATTCCTCATGTAATTGCGGGGTTTGAACCACTTGATGTGCTTCTTGGGGTATATATGATTGCAAAACAAGTTGAAGAAGGGAGATATGAAGTGGAGAATGAATATAAAAGATGTGTAAGGAGGGAGGGAAATATAATTGCTTTAAAAGTGATAGATGAGGTCTTTAGTAAAAAAGATGGGGGATGGAGGGGTTTTCCTGTAATTAAAAAATCAAAAATGGCTTTAAGGAAAGAATTTGAGAAATATGATGCGGAGAAAATTTATGAAGATTTAATCTCTGAAGTTAGAGAAGCACCTCAACAAAAAAATTGTAAATGCGGGGAAGTTCTGAGAGGCATAGTGAGGCCTGAGGAATGTAAGCTTTTCGGAAAAATTTGTAATCCCTTGCATCCAGTTGGCCCATGTATGGTTTCAATTGAAGGGGCATGCAATATTTCTTACAGGTATAAAGATGGATATAGAAATAGGGACTATTGA
- a CDS encoding TIGR00296 family protein, with the protein MKMIKFEDGEKLVRYTRYVIERHVKGEKIDDIENFEENRGVFVTINTYPERELRGCIGIPEPIMPLRKAIKESAISACHDPRFPDLIEDELDKIIIEVTLLTKPKLLEVEPEEYPKHIEIGRDGLMVEKGMNRGLLLPQVASEYGWDVLEFLKHTCIKAGLPPNEWKNKDTKVYVFQGEIFSEETPKGKIIKNA; encoded by the coding sequence ATTAAAATGATTAAATTTGAAGATGGAGAAAAACTTGTGAGGTACACAAGATATGTTATAGAAAGGCATGTAAAAGGGGAAAAAATTGATGACATTGAAAATTTTGAAGAAAATAGAGGGGTTTTTGTTACAATAAACACGTATCCAGAGAGAGAGCTGAGAGGTTGCATTGGTATCCCAGAGCCAATAATGCCACTGAGAAAAGCGATAAAAGAATCCGCGATCTCCGCATGCCATGATCCAAGATTTCCTGATTTGATAGAAGATGAGTTGGATAAAATCATTATAGAAGTTACTTTATTGACTAAGCCCAAATTGCTTGAAGTTGAGCCAGAGGAATATCCTAAACATATAGAGATTGGTAGAGATGGTTTGATGGTAGAAAAAGGAATGAATCGGGGCTTGCTGTTGCCCCAAGTAGCGAGTGAGTATGGATGGGATGTTTTGGAATTTTTAAAACACACTTGCATAAAGGCGGGCTTACCGCCAAATGAATGGAAAAATAAAGACACCAAGGTTTATGTATTTCAAGGGGAGATATTTAGCGAAGAAACACCAAAGGGAAAGATAATCAAAAATGCTTGA
- a CDS encoding bifunctional nuclease family protein, translated as MSKNLVKMEIYPHVYHGDNYSEIFLVDDETVLPIFVSYTQAESIMNGLEGKRYHRPFTHDLFIEVINLLGASIKKVVIDDLVNGVFLAKLYIEYVRKGKCEEIVVDARPSDCIALAVREGCDIFVDEKVLKEAGKSRREMGMEY; from the coding sequence ATGAGTAAAAATTTGGTAAAAATGGAGATATATCCTCATGTATATCATGGTGACAATTATTCGGAAATATTTCTAGTTGATGATGAAACTGTTTTACCAATTTTTGTTAGTTATACTCAGGCGGAGAGCATAATGAATGGTTTAGAAGGAAAGAGATACCATCGTCCCTTTACTCACGACTTATTTATAGAAGTGATAAATTTGCTTGGCGCATCAATAAAAAAAGTGGTAATAGATGACCTTGTGAATGGGGTATTTCTTGCAAAACTTTATATAGAATATGTAAGAAAGGGCAAATGCGAGGAGATTGTTGTTGATGCCCGTCCAAGTGATTGTATAGCACTTGCGGTAAGAGAAGGGTGTGATATATTTGTTGATGAAAAAGTTTTGAAAGAAGCGGGGAAAAGTAGGAGAGAAATGGGTATGGAGTATTAA
- a CDS encoding 4Fe-4S cluster-binding domain-containing protein, translating to MLEKYYEILNKKAKNNYTKNMGKIDKLIEEAEEIFKKCHFCEHKCYVNRNENKGRCGVKNTKISSHFFHYGEEKVLIPSYTIFFSGCNFSCIYCQNWDISQFESGSYIEPKKMAILIEKAEINGARNINWVGGEPTPHLLYILKVLKNCNSNLPQIWNSNMYCSLETMEILKHVIDLYLTDFKYGNNHCAKKLSNIDRYLEIITRNHEIAYKQGEVIVRHLVLPSHIDCCSKPVIDWISENIPNALVNIMDQYYPTYKAHENEEINRRLTEREYNEVYLYALKKGIKLI from the coding sequence ATGCTTGAAAAATACTATGAGATATTAAATAAAAAAGCAAAAAACAATTATACAAAAAACATGGGAAAAATAGATAAATTGATAGAAGAAGCGGAAGAAATATTCAAAAAATGTCACTTCTGTGAACACAAGTGTTATGTAAATAGGAATGAAAATAAGGGGAGATGCGGAGTAAAAAATACAAAAATTTCCTCCCATTTTTTCCATTACGGAGAAGAGAAAGTTTTAATTCCTTCATATACAATCTTCTTTTCGGGCTGTAACTTTTCCTGCATATATTGTCAAAATTGGGATATTTCTCAATTTGAAAGTGGTTCTTACATAGAGCCAAAAAAAATGGCTATTTTGATAGAGAAAGCGGAAATAAATGGGGCAAGAAATATTAATTGGGTTGGTGGAGAGCCAACACCTCATCTTCTTTATATATTGAAAGTGTTGAAGAATTGCAATTCAAATCTTCCACAGATATGGAATTCAAATATGTATTGCAGTTTAGAGACGATGGAAATTTTAAAGCATGTTATTGATTTATATTTAACAGATTTTAAATACGGAAATAATCACTGTGCAAAAAAATTATCCAATATAGACAGATACCTTGAAATTATCACAAGAAATCATGAAATAGCATATAAGCAAGGGGAAGTCATAGTGCGCCACCTTGTGCTTCCTTCGCATATAGATTGCTGTTCGAAGCCAGTAATTGATTGGATTTCTGAAAATATTCCGAATGCATTAGTCAATATTATGGATCAATATTATCCAACATATAAAGCACATGAGAATGAAGAAATAAATAGGAGATTAACAGAAAGAGAATACAATGAAGTTTATCTATATGCTTTAAAAAAGGGGATTAAACTGATTTGA
- a CDS encoding MBL fold metallo-hydrolase: MELMPLFSDSMGVRSMATLIATKEDRIFIDASAALGPSRYGLPPHEMEINALYEAKEKIRSIALDCNIFVITHYHYDHYDPDESFYCGKKIYAKRIDSFINRSQQERGSYFYKLFENKAKIIYCDGNEYREDDLRIKFSPPFPHGPQGAIVGYVIMVSVEENEKILFASDVQGPVYERARDYIIEEAPQILIMDGPPSYFLGWKFSMENLEKAEKNLIEIMEKIDCKLILDHHLLRDIDYKKRMKTLYEMYGDRIKTFAEWNGLKNSILEARRKELWEKY, encoded by the coding sequence ATGGAGCTCATGCCCCTTTTCTCAGACTCAATGGGCGTTCGCTCAATGGCAACCTTAATTGCAACAAAAGAAGATAGGATTTTTATAGATGCGTCCGCTGCCCTGGGGCCATCTCGTTATGGATTGCCTCCTCATGAAATGGAAATTAATGCCCTTTATGAAGCGAAGGAGAAGATAAGAAGCATAGCCCTTGATTGCAACATTTTTGTAATAACCCATTATCATTATGACCATTATGACCCAGATGAAAGCTTTTATTGTGGGAAAAAAATATATGCTAAAAGAATAGACAGTTTTATAAACAGAAGCCAGCAGGAAAGGGGGAGTTATTTCTATAAATTGTTTGAAAACAAAGCTAAAATAATATACTGTGATGGAAATGAATACAGAGAAGATGATCTTAGAATAAAATTTTCCCCTCCTTTTCCTCACGGCCCGCAGGGAGCAATTGTTGGATATGTAATTATGGTGAGTGTTGAGGAGAATGAAAAAATCCTCTTTGCATCAGATGTGCAAGGCCCAGTTTATGAGAGGGCGAGAGATTATATAATAGAAGAAGCTCCCCAGATTCTTATAATGGATGGTCCTCCTTCTTACTTTCTTGGATGGAAATTTTCCATGGAAAATTTAGAAAAAGCGGAGAAAAATTTAATTGAGATAATGGAGAAAATAGATTGCAAACTTATACTTGATCATCATTTGCTTCGTGATATTGACTATAAAAAAAGAATGAAAACACTTTATGAGATGTACGGGGACAGAATAAAGACCTTTGCGGAATGGAATGGTTTAAAAAATTCGATTCTTGAAGCTAGAAGAAAGGAGCTATGGGAAAAATATTAA
- a CDS encoding PRC-barrel domain-containing protein, protein MKIMENELRGKKVMSNSGLYLGIVRNITVDASSGKLLDLIVEPSDKIDPRLYNQNEEGYILFPFESVKSVKDFVILSEE, encoded by the coding sequence ATGAAGATAATGGAGAATGAATTGAGAGGAAAGAAAGTTATGAGCAATAGCGGGTTATACTTAGGGATAGTAAGAAATATAACAGTTGATGCAAGTAGTGGAAAACTTCTCGATCTCATTGTAGAGCCATCAGACAAAATAGACCCTCGCTTATATAATCAGAATGAAGAAGGTTACATTCTATTCCCGTTTGAATCAGTTAAATCAGTCAAAGATTTTGTTATATTAAGCGAAGAGTAA
- a CDS encoding 30S ribosomal protein S15, with the protein MARMHARRKGKSGSKRPAERIHPDWSLKPQEIEELIIKMAEEGKEPSMIGLILRDVHGVPDVKAAIGKRITDVLEEHNILPPLPEDLTNLLAKRENLKKHLQEHRKDLHNLRRMHLIEAKINRLVKYYKREGRIPADWSYS; encoded by the coding sequence ATGGCGAGAATGCATGCGAGAAGAAAAGGCAAATCTGGCTCAAAAAGGCCGGCAGAAAGAATACATCCGGATTGGAGTTTAAAGCCACAAGAGATAGAAGAACTAATAATAAAGATGGCGGAAGAAGGTAAAGAGCCATCTATGATAGGTCTAATTTTAAGGGATGTTCATGGCGTGCCCGATGTGAAAGCAGCTATAGGCAAAAGAATTACTGATGTGCTTGAAGAGCATAATATATTGCCTCCTTTGCCAGAAGACTTAACAAATTTGCTGGCTAAAAGAGAAAACCTCAAAAAACATTTGCAAGAGCACAGGAAAGATTTGCACAATCTAAGAAGAATGCATCTTATAGAAGCAAAGATAAATAGATTGGTAAAATATTATAAAAGAGAGGGAAGAATTCCCGCGGACTGGAGTTACTCCTAA